The Bacteroidota bacterium sequence CTCTGGGATTCATACCAATTGTTTTAAACTTAAAATACACTGTTAATTTTACAAATAACGTCATTTCTGTTAAATTCTATATAGAATCAGCATTATTTTGTTTTGCCTGCCCGATTTCGGGATCATCAGGTACCTGCTGCCGGATTGGATCTGCCTCTTTTCTAATATCATTCACAATCTTTCCGGCTTCATCCTTGAGATCCTGCTGAACTTTGTCAAACTCTTGCTTTACTGAGCGGGTTTCGTTGGTGATCTCTCTGGTGACGTCGCTTGATGCTTTTTTCAGGTCATAGACTACTTTGCCGATTTTTTTTGCCATTTCAGGCAGTTTACTGGGACCGAAAAGAATAAAAACAGCAAGCAGAATGACCAGAAGTTCACCGCCGCCTATGTCGAGAAACAACAGAATGCCGTGTGTCATAAAACAGCTTTAACTGCCAGAGCAAAGGTAATACAAAAAGTCCCGATCAAAGATATGACTTTAACCGGGACTTATCAGAATTTAATTAATCGGTCAGGCTTATACCTTTTTTTTGCGTTCCAGTTTTTTCTGTTTCATCTTCTCAAATTCATAGGCTATTGGAGTAGAAATAGCGATAGATGAATACGAACCGAGAGCAACACCGAGAAGCATGGCAAAGGAGAATCCCCTGATGATCTCACCACCGAGAATAAAGATGATGAGAAGAACGACGATAACAGTTCCGGATGTGTTGATGGTTCGGCTCAATGTACTGTTGATGGCGCCGTTTATATTATCTTTCAGGTCCCTTTTGGGGTATAATTTGTTATACTCCCTCACCCTGTCGAAGACGATCACACTATCGTTAATCGAATAACCTATAATGGTCAGAATTGCAGCAATTGTTGATTGATCGACATCCAGGTTGAAGGGCATGATGCCGTAAAAAAGTGAATAAAGAGATATGGTAATCAACGAGTCGTGCAGCAGACATATAACACCTCCCAGACCATACGACCATCTTTTGAATCGGAGCGAAATATAAATGAAGATGCCTACCAATGCAAAGATGACGGCAAGATACGCTTGCCTTCTGATATCGGATGCCACGGCAGGACCGACCTTCTGAGAACTTAATCTTCCGACATATTTGTTCTCAGCATCAGTCGTAAAAGTTTCGTAATCAATCTTTTTGACAAAAAAACTTTTTAATCCTTCATATAGCTTAGTCTCAACAATTGAATCGGCAGAAGGTGAATTATCATCGATCAGATATTTTGTCATGACCTTAACCTGCGAATTAGCTCCGAATGTCTTGACTTCAGTGGCATCTGCAAATTCCCTTGTCAATGCTGCCCTGATATCATCGGTTCTCACATCCTGGTCAAACCTGACCACATAAGTTCTTCCCCCGACAAAGTCTACACCAGGATTCAATCCTCTGAAAACCAATGATGTAATACCAATGAGGCTGAGTACGATGGAGAGGATATAAAGTTTTTTCCGGATGTTGATCCAGTTGACATGAATATTTGTCAAAGCATAAAGGGTGAACTTATTACCAAATATGATGGTTTTGTTTCTATCCAGCATATTGGTGAAGATGATCCTTGAAATGAAGATGGCTGTGAACAGGGATGTCAGAATACCAATGACGAGAGTGGTAGCAAAACCCTGGACAGGGCCTGAGCCGAAGATATACAGTATGACCCCTGTAAGCAGCGTGGTAAGGTTACTATCGATGATAGCCGAGTAGGCATGCTTATACCCGTCGCTGATAGCCAGCCTTAATCCCTTTCCCGCTCGAATCTCTTCCTTTATACGTTCATTGATAAGCACGTTGGCATCAACAGCCATACCCAACGTTAGTACGATACCGGCTAAGCCGGGAAGTGTAAGTGTGGCCCCGAGAGATGCCATGATACCCAACAGAAGGAAAATATTAGTCAGCAGAGCAATATTGGCAACTACGCCTGCTATATTATAATAGATCAGCATATATAATACCACACCAAGTAGAGCAAAAAGTATGGAAGTGAGCCCTGCCCTTATAGCTTCTTTTCCGAGTGATGGCCCAACTACCTCTTCCTGGATGATATGGGCAGGAGCAGGCAGTTTACCTGCTTTAAGAATGTTGGCCATATCCTGAGCCTCTTCAACGGTCATGCCGCCGCCGGAAATAGAGGATTGTCCGTTTGGTATTTCCCCCTTGACATTGGGAGCGGAACGGACATAACCATCGAGGACTATGGCGATCTGTTTTCCGATGTTCTCGCCTGTCATGCGTTTCCATGTCCGTGCACCTTCATTGTTCATCGACATGGAAACTTCTGGCTGGCCATTCTGGTCATAATCCTGGAATGCATTCACTATGGCATCGCCGCCTAACGGTGCTATACCTTCACGGGTGGTGACTTTCAATGCATAAAGTGTAAGAATATCCTCCTTTTGATAACGTTCCGGCTTGGCTGTCCATAATAACCTCAGGTCCATGGGAAGAATATCCTGGACTTTTCTTAACAATGCGTTGACCTGTGCCGTATCCTTAATAGGTGCATACCCCACAGCGGAGCCTTCGGATGCGTAAAACTTACCGTCTTTCTGGTAGTAGGCCGGCGATAAAACACTGAATAACGGATTCTCCTCAGCCCATTTTTCGCGGTTCTGATCCATCTTTGCACTGTCAGCTTTCGTGGAATCGGCTGATATCAGTTTTTCAAGAGATGCTGTAGCGGTCGTATCGACTTTTGCAGTGGATACCTTTTGTGTTGTTCCGGTTGCTGTTTGCGGGGTTGTGCCGGCAATGGAATCTCGCACCGACTTTTCCTGTGCCAGAACTGCCTTCAGCCTCTGGTTAGTGGCATTGAAAACAGGAGCAAGAGCGTTAAACTGATAGGTTTCCCAGAATTCAAGATTGGCTGTCCCCTGTAATAGCTTTCTCACACGTTCCGGATCTTTTATACCGGGTAATTCAATTAATATCCTGCCGCTGGCTGGCAATCTCTGTATATTCGGCTGGGTGACGCCAAAACGGTCAATACGCGTTCTGAGTATATCGAACGTACGGTCGATGGAGCCATTGGTTTCCTCACGAATCACCTTCATCACATCCTGATTCGATGACGTGGCGTTGATATTCTTCCCTTTGAATTCAAAGGCAAAAATAGCGGCAAGCCTCGCATTTGGGTCTACTTCGGTAAAGGATTCTTCAAAAAGGTTCAGGAAATCCCTGCCGGTGTTCCTTTCTTTTTCCTTGGCCCGGCGTATCGCTTCATTAAAGGTCGCATCGGTGCTGTTACCTGACAGGCTCTTCAGAATGTCAGCTTCCGAAACCTCCATCATCACGTTCATACCGCCCTTGAGGTCCAGACCAAGATTCAGTTCACGTTCTTTACAGTCCTTATAGGTGTATTTTTTTAACAGGACATTAAAAACCGTTACGTTCGACATGGAATCCAGGTAGTACCTGTTCATTGCCTGCGAAATGGAGTCATATAGATAAGCTTCCTTAGGAGAATTGCCTCCCGCCAATCGTTTTGCCAAATTAACAACCTGTTCATTAGTGGAATATGTCTTCGCCTTATTTTCAACATGACGGGTGAAAAAAGTGAATGAGAGCTGGAACAAACTCACCAAAGCAAGAATAACAGCAAACGTCAATATTGCTCCTCTGTTCTGCATGTGTTTAAAATTTAATCGTTTAGATTCAGACTACCTATTTTTAAGAGCCTGCAAATATAGAAATACATTTGGAATTTAACAACCCTGACTGTTAAAAGATTTTAAGACTAAATAATATTTTGATGAGTCGGTATCCTTTTAAATGCCTTAGGGTTTGCAGGCTGGGCACCGCACCAGTCAAGGTCGCTTATGCGATGGTTGAAATTTTTTGAAATGATGCTGCTTCCACCTTCATCAGAAGAAATGATTAATAAGCATCATTGAGGCTGGTTTATTGGCAACCGCATCCAAAAATGGCTTAAATGATGAATTACCCGGAGAAGGGTAAAAAATCTTTTTTATTACCAGTTATGGTGGAGCAACCTAGGGAAGCGGACTGAGGAGCGCAGCGACGAGGGAGCCTCCCAGTTGCGAAACCATAACGAGGCCTTGCGGCCCGAGCATAAAAAAAAGAAGCTTTCTTGGGGTATGAATCAGACTCATCATTTCTCCTGTCTTTGGATTGGAATCAATCCCATAGTGGATAGCAGAAAAACCAGGCTGTTCTTTTCTTTCGTACTTTCTGGAGTTTATCCCGTTGAAAGACTGGAGACACGCAAAAGTACATCAATAGGGCTGATGGTGTAAAACGCTATTATTCATAACTTCGTCGTATCGTTTAAATACTGAGATAATATGAAGGATATTTTGCTTTGCCTATTACTGTGGATTCCTTTTCTATCTCAAAGTCAAATAAATCACACTGCCCCTTTGAGCCGGGAAGACCTGAATGACTTTGGATTCATCAGGGATTTTACGATTCCTGTTTATGACAGCCTTGGTGATCTGTTCACCCAGCCCTGGGTAGGAGGAATGAACTCCTGCCAGTTTTCAGAAATCGATTTAGACCGTGACGGCATTAAAGACCTTCTCGTTTTTGACCGCCACGGGAACAGGATCATGCCCTTTATTAATAACACCAAATGCTTGGGTAGCCAATATACCTATGCTCCGGAATACATCATTAAATTCCCTTACCTTCATGACTGGGTCAACCTCGTCGACTATAACTGCGATGGCCTTGAGGATATCTTTACTTATACAACAGGCGGAATAAGAGTCTACAAGAATGTATCGGATTGCTGTGATTTAAAGTTTGAGATGGTGGAATCTATCTTATACAGCTTTTATTACAACGGATATGTGAACCTTTTTGCCCTGGTGGATGATTACCCTGCCTTTACAGATATTGATGGTGACGGCGACATGGATATCCTGAATTTCTGGACACTGGGCAAATATGTCAATTATCATAAAAATCTCTCTATGGAGAAATACGGCAATTGCGATAGCCTGGATTTCATCTTGACTGCGGAGTGCTGGGGCTACTTTGAGGAGAGTGAAGCTTCCAATGTACTGACTCTGAATATTTCCTGCGGCCAGGATGAGGATTCTTATATTCCACCTGATGGTGGCAACCGGCATTCCGGCTCATCACTTCTGGCCATTGATCTGGATGGCGATGCAGATAAAGATGTCATCATTGGTGATGTGGATTACCCAAATCTGGTCGGGCTGATCAATGGAGGCACGGCAGATTCGGCGTACATGATTAGTCAGGATACACTTTTTCCGTCAAATACCAAATTCCAAATACCAAATTCCAAACAAATTCCAAATACTAAATACAAGATCTCAAACACGCGTACACGCCCTGTTGACCTGATGTCATTGCCGGCAACGCAGTATCTTGATCTTGATAATGACGGTATAAAAGACCTTATTGTATCACCATCGGATCCATCATACGACAGGGCAGAAAATTACCAGAGTGTATGGTTATATAAAAATACCGGCACCGACACATCGCCGATTTTTGAATATTATCAGAATGATTTTCTCCAGGGCGAAATGATTGATGTGGGCGGCGGCGCATATCCGGTAGTGTATGATGTCGACGGTGATGGTTTGGAGGACCTCCTCATCGGTAATTTCGGTTATCTCGATTCAACATACTATTCTTTTGGATACCTCTATTTTATTTATCGTTCGCAGATAGCATATTTTAAAAATACCGGCACCGCAGGTGCTCCAGCGTATAAGCTGATCAACAGTGACTTTGCCGAAATTGCCTCACTGAGTATACAGGGTGCCTGTCCGGCTATGGCCGACCTGGACGGTGACAATGATGCCGATATGCTGGTTGGCAATGCTGATGGAACTCTGTATTATTTCGAAAATCTGGCAGGGCAGGGGAATACTCCTGTTTTTGCACGACTTGTTCAAAATTACCAGAACATCGATGTTGGTCACTACAGCACACCGCAGCTCATCGACCTGAACAGGGATGGATTGGTCGACCTGGTGATCGGTAACAAGGAGGGCACATTAAGTTTCTATGCCAACACAGGCACAGCCCAGGATCCACTGTTTACTTTCATCACCGGCAAGCTCGGTGGTGTCGATGTGAACAATCCCAACCTCTCTCTTGCTGGTTACAGTGTACCCTGTTTCTTTGATATGAATGGAGAATACCGCCTCTTTGTCGGATCTGAATTCGGTGGCATCTTTTATTACAAAGACATTGACGGGAACCTTGATGGTCAGTTCACACTTGTCGATCCCCATCTGTTATACATCAGCGAAGGTTACCGGACAGGTGTAACTATATTTAATTATAATAGCGATCAATACCCCGACATGATCATCGGCAACTGGGCAGGTGGTGTGGCCTTGTATAAAGGAGTTACGCCATCACCGGCTGATATGGAGGAGAAAACGGGAACTGCTGCAATCACGATGAAAGTGTTTCCAAATCCTGCCGGAAATATCATTACCGTCATCCTCGATGGTATGTCTCAGGCTAAAAGCAGTGAACTGCATGTCAGTGATGTTTTTGGACGTGAGGTGAAAGTCATTGACGTCGGCAGGGATCAGGGCGAGATGCAAATAGATGCGTCCGGATTGAAGCCGGGAGTTTACTTTATTTATTTAGTGATGGACGGAGTGAAGGCAGGTGGGGGAAAAATTATCATGAAATAGAGAAGGGAGAGGGTCTGATGGAACCAATATTTCGTCCCTACGGGACTCAAAAATGATTCTGCATATCCATTGTTTCTGCCGATATTACGTCCCTAACGGGACGGTGTTGTTGCATAAATAAACAATGGGCAATCGATTTTTTATTTTTTTAGAGGAATTATTGGAGAAATAGACATTTTGCATTTTCCTGCAAATAAAAAATTCCAATAGTTGTCAATTACAATTCGCATTTGTCCCGTAGGGACAATATATCGGTAGAAAAAAGGGATCCCCCCCAATATTTAAAGTCCCGTGGGGACAGGATATAAACGATAAATCCTCGGGAAAATATCCTGTCAAATTCCAACGGTATATGATTCAATCAAATTGATTTAAACAAATACCGTTCATCGAATTCAATATTGAATTTTTTCAAAAGCTCACGATATTCTTCGAGAAAGGTCTTTTTGAGGTGATGCCTCTCCTGCTCATGAATATATTTTATCACGGCCGGAATATGTGATTTACTGTATGAAAATGCGCCATAACCTTCCTGCCATGTAAACTTACCTTTGACAAACCCTTGCTCATTAATCCATCGAGATGAGCTCCCTTTAACATCCTTCATGAGATCGGATAATGACTGATGTGGCCGGAACCCAACAAGAATGTGAATATGGTCAGGCATGCCATTGATAGCTAATAGTTTATGATCGTTGTTCTGAATAATGCCAGTAATATATTTGAACAATTCATCCTTCCATCCTGGTTAAATACATGAGATTTTATTTTGGACCGTAAAAACCACATGTATGTGAATTTGTGTGTATGTGTTCGTCATGATTGAAATATTATGATTGCGATATTGATTGAAATGGTTTGTGAAAATATAAATAATTTCGTAAATATTTATGTCCCATACGAAACAAAAATGATTGGGGCGAAAACATTTCCGATATTGCGTCCCTAAAGGGACTACTATTATTCGGGGTATATTGTTTTCTACCAATATTACGTCCCTAACGGGACGGCGCTAATCGAGGGTGTGGCGATTTCTGACGATATCATGTCCCTGACGGGACTGCGGTTTTGGAATTGCCAATAAAGTCCAATCGATTTTAATCCTTTCGGAATTATTGGAGGATGAAATATTTAACGTTTTCTCGTAAATAATAAATTCAAAGGTTTGTCAATTGCAATTCGCATCTGTCCCGTAGGGACAATATATCGGTAGAAACAGGATCCCCCATAATTTATAGTCCCGTTGGGACGGGATATAATTTATGAGAGAACATATTGTTGCCTAAATGAAATTTTATATTTCGTCCCTAGGGGACGTGCATGATCATGGGGGAGAATCGTTTTTGATTCTCATCTTTAATTCATGTTATTAATACCAGTTGTATTAATCATTATCAATCTATTGTATCTGCAATTTTCTTGCAGGCTTTGTCGATGAGATTAAATGTTGCATCAAAATCTTCTTGATTTCGTCCGTGTGGGTATGGCACAGCTTTATTATGTCCAGGTAATAATACATTCATGAGATAGTCGA is a genomic window containing:
- the secDF gene encoding protein translocase subunit SecDF; the protein is MQNRGAILTFAVILALVSLFQLSFTFFTRHVENKAKTYSTNEQVVNLAKRLAGGNSPKEAYLYDSISQAMNRYYLDSMSNVTVFNVLLKKYTYKDCKERELNLGLDLKGGMNVMMEVSEADILKSLSGNSTDATFNEAIRRAKEKERNTGRDFLNLFEESFTEVDPNARLAAIFAFEFKGKNINATSSNQDVMKVIREETNGSIDRTFDILRTRIDRFGVTQPNIQRLPASGRILIELPGIKDPERVRKLLQGTANLEFWETYQFNALAPVFNATNQRLKAVLAQEKSVRDSIAGTTPQTATGTTQKVSTAKVDTTATASLEKLISADSTKADSAKMDQNREKWAEENPLFSVLSPAYYQKDGKFYASEGSAVGYAPIKDTAQVNALLRKVQDILPMDLRLLWTAKPERYQKEDILTLYALKVTTREGIAPLGGDAIVNAFQDYDQNGQPEVSMSMNNEGARTWKRMTGENIGKQIAIVLDGYVRSAPNVKGEIPNGQSSISGGGMTVEEAQDMANILKAGKLPAPAHIIQEEVVGPSLGKEAIRAGLTSILFALLGVVLYMLIYYNIAGVVANIALLTNIFLLLGIMASLGATLTLPGLAGIVLTLGMAVDANVLINERIKEEIRAGKGLRLAISDGYKHAYSAIIDSNLTTLLTGVILYIFGSGPVQGFATTLVIGILTSLFTAIFISRIIFTNMLDRNKTIIFGNKFTLYALTNIHVNWINIRKKLYILSIVLSLIGITSLVFRGLNPGVDFVGGRTYVVRFDQDVRTDDIRAALTREFADATEVKTFGANSQVKVMTKYLIDDNSPSADSIVETKLYEGLKSFFVKKIDYETFTTDAENKYVGRLSSQKVGPAVASDIRRQAYLAVIFALVGIFIYISLRFKRWSYGLGGVICLLHDSLITISLYSLFYGIMPFNLDVDQSTIAAILTIIGYSINDSVIVFDRVREYNKLYPKRDLKDNINGAINSTLSRTINTSGTVIVVLLIIFILGGEIIRGFSFAMLLGVALGSYSSIAISTPIAYEFEKMKQKKLERKKKV
- a CDS encoding FG-GAP-like repeat-containing protein, coding for MSREDLNDFGFIRDFTIPVYDSLGDLFTQPWVGGMNSCQFSEIDLDRDGIKDLLVFDRHGNRIMPFINNTKCLGSQYTYAPEYIIKFPYLHDWVNLVDYNCDGLEDIFTYTTGGIRVYKNVSDCCDLKFEMVESILYSFYYNGYVNLFALVDDYPAFTDIDGDGDMDILNFWTLGKYVNYHKNLSMEKYGNCDSLDFILTAECWGYFEESEASNVLTLNISCGQDEDSYIPPDGGNRHSGSSLLAIDLDGDADKDVIIGDVDYPNLVGLINGGTADSAYMISQDTLFPSNTKFQIPNSKQIPNTKYKISNTRTRPVDLMSLPATQYLDLDNDGIKDLIVSPSDPSYDRAENYQSVWLYKNTGTDTSPIFEYYQNDFLQGEMIDVGGGAYPVVYDVDGDGLEDLLIGNFGYLDSTYYSFGYLYFIYRSQIAYFKNTGTAGAPAYKLINSDFAEIASLSIQGACPAMADLDGDNDADMLVGNADGTLYYFENLAGQGNTPVFARLVQNYQNIDVGHYSTPQLIDLNRDGLVDLVIGNKEGTLSFYANTGTAQDPLFTFITGKLGGVDVNNPNLSLAGYSVPCFFDMNGEYRLFVGSEFGGIFYYKDIDGNLDGQFTLVDPHLLYISEGYRTGVTIFNYNSDQYPDMIIGNWAGGVALYKGVTPSPADMEEKTGTAAITMKVFPNPAGNIITVILDGMSQAKSSELHVSDVFGREVKVIDVGRDQGEMQIDASGLKPGVYFIYLVMDGVKAGGGKIIMK
- a CDS encoding twin-arginine translocase TatA/TatE family subunit, producing the protein MTHGILLFLDIGGGELLVILLAVFILFGPSKLPEMAKKIGKVVYDLKKASSDVTREITNETRSVKQEFDKVQQDLKDEAGKIVNDIRKEADPIRQQVPDDPEIGQAKQNNADSI
- the tnpA gene encoding IS200/IS605 family transposase, whose protein sequence is MFKYITGIIQNNDHKLLAINGMPDHIHILVGFRPHQSLSDLMKDVKGSSSRWINEQGFVKGKFTWQEGYGAFSYSKSHIPAVIKYIHEQERHHLKKTFLEEYRELLKKFNIEFDERYLFKSI